ATCTGAGTGCTTTCTAAGACTGAAAGCACCACCAACCATCAGTTTCATTGAAAGTATGGTCACTTTGACTATAataggatacaacttaaaaacAGCAGTCAACTAAGGCACACGGACCCTGTAAGGTTGTTACTCCGACAgctaatcacagaagcaaacaaaatcgttgtCATACGATCATTTCAAGATGGCATTGTACTTGATACCTCCAAAGCTTCTGCTGTTCTTGATCAGCAGAAGCGAtcaggtgtgcaacagacatggacaaagtgtgtggagtctgagcatttcactcttcaaaagtccgtgCTATTGTTCATTTCACTGTTGGCcccattttactcatgaaacttcactgccaactggagtgaaacttgacagtaaatagttgcagcgaagcaagcattttatttcaattccataaagaattaggctttcactgTTCCACTATAACAGACGaatgaaaacgtacaaaattatgcacttataattttatttttgtggttaccgccttattaatgtaacagggaaagtttgaagtactatttgcagcctcgcggaggaagtGGCTGGCAGTTATGAGGGTGTAggtggggcttcactgcagacttgagttgtatacAACTATAGATTAAGTGCAATGCCAAGCCTCATTTTAGCCAACCTTTCAATAAATCCAGTGGAGCTATAACATTTTAAAATGAAGCATGAACTTGAAATCATATGAAGCTTTTGTGAGCCAGACCATTTTATATTATCTTCAGACTGTGAGGCACACATACATGTGGCTGACCATCTGTCTACCCCTCCCTTTCATTCCCATACTTGAATTACCATAGCTCCCCAACATAGGTCAAAGTGCCAGCATTTCCAATAAAGGTGTCATTCATTCATATTATGTGAAAATGGCTAAGCCAACTTCTGTATACAATAAAGGTGTCATTCATTCATATTATGTGAAAATGGCTAAGCCAACTTCTGTACAGCTTAATGTGAACACTACAACTCCCAAACTGCTGCCAGAGCTGCACACACAGCTGTGAATAGGAATTACCTAGAGGTTCTATCATCAGCTAAGGCCCTGCTAACATACACAGAATCTTTTCAGCCTGTGTACATATGCACAGGCCTCTTTATATGGCACTGCTCCACCCTGAAAGCAGACGCAGGAGGCCTGAATAGAAAACACATCGCATACAACCTCACTTAAATGACAGCATCTCGTGACAGATGCAGTAGACAAAAAGCAGAGCAACTGGCTGGCCAGCTGTGATGAACCAAGCAGACAGGTGGGTCCATCATGAAATTGGCACTTGTGCAATCGCTTCAAACTCATTTCGTATGCTGCATCCTGATTAGTTGTGCACTATTTCATCAGGGGGGGGAAAAAATAAGAACAGTGCAAGAGATACCAAAATTTCAAGTTGAGAAATTATTTCCTTTCTAGCACCGCAAgagttttttattctttctcttgGATATCTATTTCACATATAATTTCATCCCAAAAATCTAGAAAAACTATGGGGAATAACTAGGGGTTGCAGCCAATATGCTGCAGAGCAATAAGCATAACAacctcaattaaaaaaaaaacctcctaAAACCTTCTAAAACAACCTCCTAAAAAGAGAttggcttccccccccccccccgagtgcAAGATATCCTCATTATTTGTAAACAGAAAGTACTTCCAGCTGCTTGGTCTTTTGCTGCCATCAACTGAGCCACATGGAATAAATGGTTGCATGTAGGCCAGTTGGTTCTTATCTTGGACCCACATCATCTTTCGTTTTCTTTGGGTAGTGCAATTTCGCATAGaagagctaaatacttctcatttCCACCATGTTCTTGTGTGGTCTGACAGACAATGAATTACGCATTACAGAGCACAAGGCAAGAAATTTCGTTACGAGCTGAATATCTTCGTGTAAAAGCTTGCAGAACATCTTAAAAGATAAAAAAGGTTGAATACTTTCGTGTCAAGCTTTCAAATGATTTTAAACAGATAAGGAGGGTTCCTACAATAGGGTGTGCCATTACAGCATCAGCTTCTTCCGGATAACGTCAGCACAACTCAGGTGCAGAAAGCTCTGCTGCACATCCTCAAAAGCTATTGCATGATGCTTCACCACACTACACACGGGCAATGGAACGGATAAGCTACAGCTATTAGCTGAGGTACCGAGCGTATACGTTCAAAGCTGCAAATATGAACACTCGTTGTCAATATAGTGCGAACTAGCCGACATAAATAATTCTGTTGTCGTCTTCAAAGTACGAAGACGCGATCCGGCACCATTCGGGTTTACGGCTCATCTCTCTCAttccctcccctccctccttattttttttttccagctccaCGTGTGCTTTGCGCACTGTAACATCCCTTCCTTCCTGCGATCTCGTTATTCGGCAATGCGCAGACGCATCATACACTACAGCTGACGGGAGGGGCAATGTGACAGGGCGGCGGATCAACGTGACAGCGAAAAACACTAGCCGAGATCAAAACCAAAACTGCGTGCTGTTACTCGTACCGCCACATCGGGGGAAACGCTCCACTGTATTCCGTGCAAGGTAAGATGACACACACCGCAACCACGAAGATGTGTCAGTTAGGCTTAGATTTCGGAGGCAGCGCAACAACGTGCTCCATTCCCGCCTCGCATCCGGCAAATGACCTGCTCAGGGAACTGGCGCAACGAGGCCAGCAGAAGACTACACATAAATCGAATGTCGCGTTGCGGTGCGCATATTGCGGAACAGCGAGTAAATAAAACAAACTATTTCGTTCCTTAAACCGAAGAATTTATCACGCCCGCCTTTAGGATCGTGGTCAGGTCCACGTTTCTTGCATGACAGCGAAGCAAAGAAGGTAACACCGTCAGTAGCAAAGCGATTCATACCTCAGCGCTGCTTCTTGTTTCATTATCTGTGCTCAGCAGGTTCTGGAGTAGTGCGTTAAACTGTGCTTGTTCATGTTCCATGATGGGCACTGCTCAAACGGCGTGCGGCCACGGCGCGCACCGGAGGCAAAAGACATGAGAGAGATCGCTCATGAAATACCTAGTGTGCAAAGCGCGACCACTAGCGATAACGCAAAACACATGCAAAACAGCTTTACGCGGAAAAAAACCGCAATAGCGATTGTTGCGGCATCTGGCGTTTTTAGTTTACGATGCAGGTATATCTGCAGTACGGCAAAAGGATGAATGGCCTTCAAAATGACAAGCCGCCGCACTGTTCAGGGCTGTTGGAAGCCCTCCACAATATGTCCCTCATAACTTATTGTGCAGTATCGGAAAATCACacaattatatattttttttttaccacaatggAACGTCAGGCTCTCGGAGGCTATGTAAAACTATATCCGTATTCAGAAATTTGCCGCAGTTAGACAACGCTTAATAAAAATGTAGTGCTTAAATATCACTTTCTGGCCTGTTTTACTACCGCGAGCAAACTGAGGTGCTAATGCATGATTGTTTCAGGACGAGCTAAGCCCCAAAAGTGCATGTTTAGATTCCACTCTTTGGGAACACACACTCCGGCCGGAACCAACGTTACGGGCCGGAACGCGATGCGAAGAAGCGAAGGGCCGAAGGCTAAAAAACTTCGTTACCAGACTAATTTGGGAAACTGGGTTTGCTGTTGTCCGTCCCTCCTAAAAAAAGTTACACCAGCCAACGACCGGCTTCGTGCACCAGCCTATCCAGGGTCTACAGGTATGCGAACTCGGAGATCccttctgcactttagaacacatgctctagCGGTGtccccatagagaaagaaatttggtgtccctcgttacgggaccacgatcatgtcaccacggaagaagagcgGGAGGAGGCGCTCAAGAGCTCCAATCTCGCCACTCagctacaggccgtccagagggcccgcggcGCGGCCTGCgcggcggtcaggcacggcctgcccgtcccgccgtgaggaccttaataaagttcactgcctgcttGCCTACCCTTTGGGCCGTATCCTAATTGTCCCACATTGCAGCgttaatcgtcatctgtcttgctcgcaTTTCCTAGATAAAGTCCACATATATAACGCTCATAAAGGGACTTTAGGTACctccaagtcacgaacgacatgcgcgttattaCGTAACATTCTCaagaggaaagtagcgagcgcagcgtttttaagaaatgaaacgcaagcaaggtagGTGATGATTagcgttgtgggacaaatatacatccCTATGTGTGCAACTGCTTTAAGAGTGTTGTACTCCACAATTGACAGCGCAACGCAGGCGTAATGCGGAGCACGGTGGTACGGAGGTTGAGAGTTCGGCTGTCACCAGCTACACGTTATCtttccgtccactttcatttctctttctttattattaaggTGCTGAAATGAGTTGCATATACTTCTTCATCTCCGTCGTATGGGCACTTCTTGACAGCTCCCTTCATATGGTCCAAATTATTATACAGCATCATCCAGACAGGAGGATGTTTGTCCTGTGGCCCGCACATACAACAGCGGTAGTGACGCAAAAGACACAAGAAACGAAACCGAAACAAAGCCTTTGCGGAAATAAAGTAAGTAATGCGATGGGTGCGCCATAGAACGTGATAGTTTCGCTCTCATAAACTCCTTTGTACTTCCCTACTGAATCAGCTGGGCAGAGGCGTCAGGGTCTCAGGAGTCATTCAGGAGTGGTTCGACCGACTCTCTTTTGCTGTTGCCGCTGCGCTCGCCGGATTTTATTTGTTTCTGAATTCGCTGTGCGCCTGCAGAGCTCGTGCGTCATACCGTCAATACCACTGCGGTTGCTGCATCAGTTGTGAGTGACTGTGAGCGAACTTGACCCGAGCACAGAGTCGTCGACGTGTGACGAGAGGCATCACGATGGGGAAACTAATGCAAACAGCAGGCTGTATTAACCTCATGAAGTTTTTGCTCATGACGTTCAATATAATATTTGGCGTAAGTAAAGGCCGTATCACTTTGTTTACCATCATTGTCTGTAACCTCTTTGCTTTGAAGAAAGTATGCGCATGGAACTGCGGACTTGCTGTGCTGCTCTGTCGCGCTGTTATTCGTTGGGCCAGGTGCCCAGCGGATTTCGGTGCGCCTTTTGCAGCGCCATATGCTCGATCAGGAAATGCTGAAGTGTGGTGGGCTTCGGCGACTTCGGGACTAGTGCTCCCATTCTCATGGCGAACCATGTTATTTGTCTCATTGGAGCTTCATTCTAACGTGCCGCGTATGCGACTTCCATATTGCGGGACGGAAAAAGAATTTCGCGTCTGCACAGCTACAGGTTTCACTTCCGCGTGCTACCAGAGGGGGAAACCGAACCGTTCAATCATGGAATACAGAAGCAGGTAACATTGGAGCGTTCTGCATCGATCTATTAAAGGTCACAAACCTTTCGTATTTAACGAACAAACCATTTTTTTTCGGGAATTGCGTTTGGTGGACTAGTGCCATAAGCTTTGGGTCATTTTCGTGACCAAGATAAAACGTGAAGACAAGCCAGCAATGAGGTTACCTTAATATGCCGTGTGGCAGCCCTCAGACGTTGCAACCAGGACAGGAGAGTTGTAACTTCCGCGCTTTGCGTACGTTTGCCTGCggagttgcctgtggcagatatcacagttctagtccgtgagctggtctgctcgcagaggcgaacattacttgcaaaaaaattgaaatgcataatcgaccaatttacaaaaaatcactaattaagtgTTCCAACTAATTACTAGAcatggcacatgttgcaatttacaaattctagccagggAGCTTCTaaagcggatccacttggaacttctcaggatgacaccagttttgagattcctgaacattgcggagaaatgcattggcgttccagtaaATTTTGTGCCTCTATGCATAAACtatgttttgttaagaaagtaagtggaacgaaagtgcatttttactgcaagattgacagcgcatatctcgtaaatggtgtcatccacacagtTATTTTCAATagccttgcagtctcaccggcTAGAATTTGTTAAGTGGAatgtgtgccataaggtaattagttaaaaactgaatcagtgaatttttgttaatgcttcgattacgcatttcaattctttgtgcaagtCATGTCCACCTCTTTGAGTAGGCaggctcatggactagaattgtgctacacgtgacaggcaacttttaaaaatttttgaaagtgtttgctgaaacactcTGTAGATTGAAAGATAAGTCAGTCCTACATTTTATTTTTTGTAGTGATTTTGGAGAGCGCTGGCTGCGGTCATTAATAACTCTACATCCGCCTTGGTACTTTTGCAACCATGCATACCATTGAAACTAGCATGCATGAGATGTTAAGTTCTTTGAACAAGTAATACCGGCTGCATGTCATTGTCAGCCATATTGCAAAGTGGCAAGTGTATATTGCACTTGGTCCAGTGAACTGTTTAAAGTCACTTAACATGCTGCTTGAAATACCCACTCAAGTGCCCACattccagtaaaaaaaaagggggggggggtctttacATTCACGAGTGTTCGGCTTCATTTCTTCCTGCAAAGAAGCCtttgtttgctttgtttttttagcTTGAAGAGAAACCACCTTGAAATTTCACTAGAGACTAGAGAAAGCTTTCATGGATGCTGCAGCAGAACTGCGCATAGGTACGCACGAAGTGTGCACAGGTTCAGATTGCGAATCCCTTGTGTGAATGTGTGAGCCAATGCTTGCGTTTTCCACTGACAGGTGACGGGCCTGGTGCTGCTCATTCTCGGTGTATGGATGAACGTGTCACTGTACCATGTGCTGAAACTCTCGACCGACTACAACCGGCACATGCCATTGCTCTTCATTGCCACTGGCCTGCTTGTGCTCCTGGTGGCAGTGCTTGCCTGTGTGGCCACAGCCAAGGGCCAGTCTGTTCTCCTCTACATTGTGAGTACACAGAACACCGGTGGGCATTAAATGGTCTTTTGATTTCTCATTACTGACTATTAGAGTGACTAGAATGTCTGTAGGTAAATGTGGTACAGTTTATTAAATGCTGTAGGTGTCAACATCAATAGCAGCTCTAATAGCGCCATATTGCGGTGCTTTCTTCAACCATGGCACAGGAGAAACATTTGAGTGAGAAGAATAAAGGAATCCAAAGGGCTTGATTATTTAGTGTGAATAGCGTTCTTACCCTACTTCAGTTACTTTGGGCCTATCAATCTAGCCTCGTTATGTCGCTCTtgagtgaaaaaataaaataaaataaaataataataatcctttAACATTTTTTCAATGCTTGGCAGAAATGAACCTGCATCACACAggttcctcaagcacagcagcTGCACTCTTTGATGCTGCACCACAAATGACCACAGGCAGTGGGGGATTAATTCTCGGCGTTCACACATACCGATACACtacaaatctcagaggccacacCGTAGGAGGGTGACATCATGCAGACTTTGCTGGTTTGCTGCTAGATGGCGCTGCACACAGCAAAACAGGATAGATGCCACATGAATGTTTAGAGGTGTTCGGAAAGCCTGCATTGGTGCACCTTCTTTATGTGTCACTTAGTTGTGTTATTCTTCAATATGAAATTACACTGCTGCTTTCGTAAGCACTTTACATAATTGTATTTATTGGGAAATAAATGGTCAGCTATGGTTGTAACCACTTGGTTCACTTAAATCGTTCTAGGTTcgtcatggttgcttagtggctttagcgttgcgctgctaagcacgagattgcgggatcaaatcctgaccaaggcggcagcatttcgatgcgagcgaaatgcaagaacagctgtgtacttagatttaggtgcactttaaagaaactcaggtggtcaaaattaatccgaagtcccccactacagtttacctcataatcagattgtggttttcgcatgtaaaaccccataaattaaagGGCTCATTCTAGTCGCACTGTTCGCTCTCACATTTGTGGGCAAATTTTTGAGTGGGTGACATAACAGTATTGGTGTGGTCGTGCTGGTGTGGCCAGCACTTGGTGTGGTCGTGCTGAAACAGCTGCAAAATATCAGGTGCGAGTACCTTGAAAGGAGTCTATTCTTTTGGAAGAGAGGACATGGCTGATTTAATGTTGTAGCTGATGCGAAAGCGCACACTGAAATATTTTCTATGTAGCCATGTATGGAAAGTTCATTTTAGGGACTGGCCTCAGCTTATAAATATTTTGACTATTCCATACTTGGAAGAGAATGTGTCAGGAAACAACTAAAATCGAAGAATGAAACAGTTGTTGCCCACACTGCTGCTCAGTCTATTAAGTTTCTTTGTTATAGGTGCTGCAGTTGTCCCTGCTGATCATATACGTGCCTCATCGGGCACAGTAATTAAAACTACATACTttaaagtgaatagctttctttggctcttgcGGCCTTCGGTATATGGTGGTGGTTGAACTTTACTACCGCTTGTACGAGGGCACGGATGCAAAGGGCGTGTGGTCTGATGCGACCGAGTTGTGTGACGTCATTATTGCTGAACGCTGTCTATTAACTCTTAGAGATGCACATGGAGTTGCACAAGAGTTTTGTGTCATCTGTAGCCTTTCCCCCTGGAAAGTGCAGGACGACTTACACTCCAGCATTCGCACTACAGATGAACTGGTTAATAGATCTGTTGCTTATGcaattacgcaatgaaacaacaaacactgcataaatattttcactgcAATAAATACTATATGTCTTCTAGTctattattcttttaataaaacaAATAGCTCTCTAGAAGCGTTTCGGCAATTCACTTATGTTGGCAATTATTGtcaatggtttctgcacaattccATTTTATTAAGCTGTTTGCCACCTTTGGTGATATATCCATTCATGAAGTAAGACCTCAATAAAAAGATTTTGTGACTCATGAATAACTTTTATGGCGTGCTATTGGGGCTATATTCTGGATTGATAATGTTGTAAGCCAGTGGGCAGAATGTTTGTCACTGCAGTGAGGCGTCATGCAAAAGTGAAATTATCTACAAAAGCGATCCATTATGAATATGGCCTTTGTCTAGCAGTTGCCTGTGTGAGTTTGAGACAACCTACGATGGTAGTGTCTGTGTTCATGCAGTTTCCTTGTTTATATATATTAAGGATGAACATTGAAAATCTGTCATTGGATTGTACACTTGAGATAAGTATTTCTCTCTTGTTCTcgtcttgttgttttttttgttttttgttttagcACAGCAACAAAGCTTTTACCATAAATTTTATAATAGTCATGCTAAGTCGTTCTGAAGTGATTAGCATATGTCTATTATTTATCACTGTTTAGTATGAAATGGGTGAACAATGCTGAGCGAGTTCTGGTTGTTGTTTCAGTTTGGCTCTCTGCTGGTGCTGGTATTTGTGGCGGAGCTGACGGCTGGCATAGTGGGATACATGTACATCCGGCAGGTGCGCGAGGGCATCGGCCGTGGCATGAATTCCTCCCTAGCACACTACAGCGGCAATGGTGGCATGGCTGATGAGACAGTGGACTTTGTCCAAGACAAGGCAAGTGCTAGTGCTGTCAGAGTAGAAGCTTGTATTGATTTTCATAAGTTAACCATCTACAGGCTGTTAATTGTGCGATGTGCGCGTAGGCCACCTGTTGTTGACATTATGGTTGCACACAATGTGTATTTATTGTAGTGCAACTTCGACAATATCGTGAACTGCGCAAGTTCTAACATTTAAGAACTGCGCCTAAGGCACATCTCAGGCCGGGAGTGTAGAAACAGGAAGCGTTTCATATTAGGAATAAAAGGAAAACGAAGTATGGGACGAGCAATTACTGGCTGCGAGCGAGGAACTTCTGCTTGTTCTAAGTTAACGCCAGGAAGATGTGCTGTGTCTCTTGTCTGAGGACCTTGTCCATCCTATGCAACAGAGCCTGCTTTTTTAATAGATAGGCCTTCGCCTTTGCATCACTGTCAGTGGGAAGAAACAGCTTCAGCACTGCCAAAAGAATGAGTGGAGTGTGTGGATATAATACTGAACTGAGCCAGTTTGTAGTCTACTTACACTTGGGTAAAACAGTAGCACACAAGGTGAAGTGGAAGCAAAGCAAAGAAAACACAGTGCTGATGGCCAACCACTCTTTTTGCAGCAGCAGTAAGGAAGTCATGAGTGAAATAGCTTTTGACATCGTGAAATCAAGCAGGCTCCCTCAACATATTGTTACCTTGTTATAAGAAACTTGCTTTTGTTATATCCTGGTACTTGTTATAATCATGTATTCATTACACATTGACACCGTTGAGAAACATTCTAGATTTACATTATATTCAATCATTCATTATATCTGTGTTGAGTACATCGAGGTTCGATATACCATATTTTTTTTCAGTTGACAAGTCGCAGCTTTGTGTAAGTCGCACCGGTGTATATAAGATGCATATAAGACGCACCTGCTCATTCGGTAAAAGATTTAAAAACTCGTTGAGGGTCAGGTTATGAGCAGGTGTGACGAAAATACATGCTTGCAGCGGCTCCTGCATCTGCATGCATCCCACGGTAGGCAGTGCTGACAAGCTTGAAAGCGCCTTCCAAAGTCTACACAATCGCTTTAAGGTGTGCACTTTATTCCGATAGCATGAACAGTGCTATTGATAGCTTA
This Dermacentor albipictus isolate Rhodes 1998 colony chromosome 1, USDA_Dalb.pri_finalv2, whole genome shotgun sequence DNA region includes the following protein-coding sequences:
- the LOC135918778 gene encoding tetraspanin-6-like → MGKLMQTAGCINLMKFLLMTFNIIFGVTGLVLLILGVWMNVSLYHVLKLSTDYNRHMPLLFIATGLLVLLVAVLACVATAKGQSVLLYIFGSLLVLVFVAELTAGIVGYMYIRQVREGIGRGMNSSLAHYSGNGGMADETVDFVQDKLTCCGLNNPDDWAETDFYKKNNHYPKSCCSSRAICNAEDPTLHLEGCYVKVIRFLDTNLSAIAGGAVGFAFFQLVGVLLSFCLASNINKAKYERV